One region of Sulfuriroseicoccus oceanibius genomic DNA includes:
- a CDS encoding 3-hydroxyacyl-CoA dehydrogenase NAD-binding domain-containing protein, producing MSEQSKDVAATRRTVHYAIDAHGVVTITFKRDDGGANRLDEETIHELEELLAAVEGRGELSAVLIRSEHERIFVAGADIKRLAESVHGPATDRDDLKQFIRRGQALFDRVMELPVPTVAMVHGACLGGGLELALACDWRVASVAKVTKLGLPETQLGILPAWGGCMRLPRLIGIDRALAAATTGKQYPAKLARKLGIVDLAVEREHLDAAAMKLVARGKRERSGTKRANLPGVRTLIGNIATNKTKAKTRGNYPAVERVIEVMVGGLTMTHEQVLAAECEALCDLASTNACRNLLHLFFLREGAKQAKMPSEPTRDAKTLERVGVIGAGIMGAGIAQWSATRGHPTVMRDVKPEALAAGMRTVNARVDEAFNRRLLSRAEREAALARVTPSLRIESMRTADLVIEAAVESLDLKCAIFKELADVTEPGTILATNTSALPVTKIAEATSRPNAVLGIHFFNPVHRMSLVELVHTEHTDPDLLNDAFHWIKGIGKVAVVCADRPGFVVNRILMPYLIEAGHLFSRGTEARLIDETMLDFGMPMGPLRLLDEVGLDVALHVAATLSEAMPGRFSVPRVLQCLVDRGALGRKSGAGFYLYGKSRGKRPPEVNPEALQCRAMPDEGGMSDDVALRRRLSLLMCNEAMYCLEEKVVADPESIDLAMVLGTGFAPFLGGPLRHCDTRGVAKTAEQLQELYESTEREIFKPCALMANTSCIFKS from the coding sequence ATGAGTGAACAAAGCAAAGATGTAGCGGCAACACGCCGGACGGTTCATTACGCGATCGATGCGCATGGCGTGGTGACGATCACGTTCAAGCGAGATGACGGCGGAGCCAACCGGCTGGACGAGGAAACAATCCATGAGTTGGAGGAGTTGCTCGCAGCGGTGGAAGGTCGCGGTGAGTTGTCGGCGGTATTGATCCGATCTGAGCACGAGCGCATTTTCGTGGCGGGAGCTGACATCAAGCGCTTGGCGGAGTCGGTGCATGGTCCGGCGACGGATCGCGATGATTTGAAGCAGTTCATCCGGCGCGGTCAGGCATTGTTTGACCGCGTGATGGAGCTGCCTGTGCCGACGGTGGCGATGGTGCACGGTGCGTGTTTGGGCGGAGGGCTTGAGCTGGCATTGGCGTGCGATTGGCGTGTGGCGTCGGTGGCGAAGGTGACCAAGCTCGGCCTACCTGAGACTCAGCTGGGCATCTTACCTGCGTGGGGTGGTTGCATGCGTTTGCCTCGGTTGATTGGAATTGACCGGGCGCTGGCAGCCGCGACTACAGGCAAGCAATATCCGGCGAAGCTGGCGCGCAAGCTGGGGATTGTCGATCTGGCGGTGGAACGCGAGCACCTCGATGCGGCGGCGATGAAGCTGGTAGCGAGAGGGAAGCGGGAGAGGTCTGGAACCAAGCGGGCCAACCTGCCTGGTGTGCGCACGTTGATAGGAAATATTGCGACCAACAAAACGAAGGCGAAGACGCGGGGCAACTATCCCGCGGTGGAGCGGGTGATCGAGGTGATGGTTGGTGGCTTGACGATGACCCACGAACAAGTGCTCGCCGCTGAATGCGAGGCATTGTGTGATCTCGCCTCTACCAATGCCTGCCGCAATTTGTTGCATTTGTTCTTCCTGCGCGAGGGGGCGAAGCAGGCGAAGATGCCCAGTGAGCCTACTCGTGATGCGAAGACGCTGGAGCGGGTGGGAGTGATTGGTGCGGGGATCATGGGTGCCGGGATTGCCCAATGGAGTGCGACGCGCGGTCATCCCACGGTGATGCGCGACGTCAAACCCGAGGCGTTGGCGGCAGGAATGCGGACTGTGAATGCGCGGGTGGATGAGGCATTCAACCGCAGGCTCTTGTCGCGGGCCGAGCGCGAGGCGGCGCTGGCGCGGGTCACGCCATCGTTGCGGATCGAGTCGATGCGCACGGCCGACTTGGTGATCGAAGCGGCGGTTGAGAGCTTGGATCTCAAGTGCGCGATTTTCAAAGAATTGGCGGACGTGACAGAGCCGGGTACCATTCTGGCGACCAACACATCGGCGCTCCCCGTGACCAAGATCGCCGAGGCGACGTCACGGCCGAATGCGGTGCTCGGGATTCATTTCTTCAACCCGGTTCACCGCATGTCGTTAGTGGAGTTGGTGCATACCGAGCATACCGACCCGGATTTGTTGAACGATGCGTTCCATTGGATCAAGGGCATTGGAAAAGTGGCGGTGGTGTGCGCCGATCGGCCGGGGTTCGTGGTGAACCGTATCCTGATGCCGTACCTGATCGAGGCGGGGCATTTGTTCTCGCGTGGCACCGAGGCGCGTTTGATCGACGAGACGATGCTCGATTTTGGAATGCCGATGGGGCCGTTACGCTTGCTCGATGAAGTCGGGCTCGACGTGGCGCTGCATGTGGCGGCGACTTTGTCGGAAGCGATGCCTGGACGGTTTTCGGTGCCGCGTGTTTTACAATGCCTGGTGGACCGTGGTGCGCTCGGGCGCAAGTCCGGTGCGGGCTTTTATCTTTATGGCAAGAGTCGAGGCAAACGGCCGCCGGAAGTAAATCCGGAGGCTCTGCAGTGTCGTGCGATGCCCGATGAAGGTGGGATGAGCGATGACGTGGCTTTGAGGCGCCGGCTCTCGTTGCTGATGTGCAACGAAGCGATGTACTGCCTTGAGGAGAAGGTGGTGGCGGATCCGGAGTCAATCGATCTGGCGATGGTGCTGGGGACTGGGTTTGCTCCATTTTTAGGTGGGCCACTGCGCCACTGCGACACTCGCGGAGTCGCGAAAACAGCCGAACAATTGCAGGAACTTTACGAGTCCACCGAACGCGAGATTTTCAAACCTTGTGCACTGATGGCGAACACATCGTGCATCTTTAAATCGTGA
- a CDS encoding thiolase family protein: MNESKKLVVVAGVRTPFCKMGSDLAAVSAVDLAAGAMRSMMADAGIRMDVVDEVILGCVCQPFDAANIARVVALRAGVPMDRPAVTVQRNCASGMESVISAAVRMQACCGDVFLVGGVESMSTVPLLFRAQAAKKFAALARERGALGKLKRMAAFRPSDFAPVIGLQLGLTDPVSGLGMGQTAELLAREYGISREAQDEFANQSHHKAAAGAEQFAAEIAPIYTAKGKAVTTDNGVRSDSSVEGLGRLRPVFDRSFGSVTAGNSSQISDGAAVMLVASEERARSEGWPVLGRVDAFAVTGCDPARMGLGPVHAIRKIAKETGVKPDACDVVEINEAFAVQVLAVLKELENDGLAVRADQLNPNGGAIALGHPVGASGARLLLTSLQTLRRGGGKRALASLCVGGGQGVAVLMSAEKGGANE; encoded by the coding sequence ATGAACGAGAGTAAGAAATTGGTGGTGGTGGCTGGTGTGCGCACGCCATTTTGCAAGATGGGGAGCGATCTGGCTGCTGTGTCGGCGGTGGACCTGGCAGCGGGTGCAATGCGCTCGATGATGGCGGATGCCGGAATCCGGATGGACGTGGTGGACGAAGTGATTCTGGGGTGTGTGTGCCAGCCCTTTGACGCGGCGAACATAGCCAGAGTGGTGGCGCTGCGTGCGGGTGTGCCGATGGATCGTCCGGCGGTCACGGTGCAGCGCAACTGTGCCTCGGGTATGGAGTCGGTGATTTCCGCGGCGGTGCGGATGCAAGCGTGCTGTGGTGATGTGTTTTTGGTGGGTGGTGTGGAATCAATGAGTACCGTGCCTTTGTTGTTCCGGGCGCAAGCGGCGAAGAAGTTCGCGGCGCTGGCGCGGGAGCGGGGAGCGTTGGGCAAGTTGAAGCGGATGGCTGCGTTCCGACCGTCGGACTTTGCGCCGGTGATCGGATTGCAGTTGGGCTTGACCGATCCGGTTTCTGGATTGGGGATGGGGCAGACTGCCGAGTTGTTGGCAAGAGAGTATGGGATCAGCCGCGAAGCTCAGGATGAGTTCGCCAACCAGTCACATCACAAGGCGGCTGCGGGAGCGGAACAATTCGCCGCGGAGATTGCGCCGATTTATACCGCGAAGGGAAAGGCGGTGACGACGGACAACGGGGTGAGATCGGATTCGAGTGTCGAAGGGCTGGGGCGGTTGCGTCCCGTGTTTGACCGGAGTTTTGGCTCAGTGACAGCAGGTAATAGTTCACAGATCTCCGATGGAGCTGCGGTCATGTTAGTGGCATCCGAGGAAAGGGCGCGGAGTGAAGGTTGGCCGGTGCTCGGGCGGGTGGATGCATTTGCGGTGACGGGCTGTGATCCGGCGCGGATGGGGCTTGGTCCTGTGCATGCGATCCGGAAGATTGCCAAAGAGACAGGGGTGAAACCTGACGCCTGTGATGTGGTGGAGATCAACGAGGCGTTTGCGGTGCAGGTGCTTGCGGTGCTCAAAGAGCTTGAAAATGACGGGCTGGCGGTGCGGGCGGATCAACTCAACCCAAATGGTGGGGCGATCGCGTTAGGTCATCCGGTTGGAGCCTCGGGAGCGCGACTTCTTTTAACCTCGCTGCAAACCTTGCGGCGTGGAGGGGGCAAGCGGGCTCTGGCATCGTTGTGTGTCGGAGGTGGCCAGGGCGTGGCGGTTTTGATGTCGGCAGAGAAAGGGGGGGCGAATGAGTGA